The DNA sequence CCGATAATGTTGGCGGCGATGTTCCGTCTCATCGGTTTCACAACCGTCTCAGCCAGGCGTTGGTCCAATGCGTCACGTTTTTACACAGAGCACTTTCGTTGAAAGGCCACGTCGGGGTTGCCGGGACGAACTCTGGGTGGCTTTCGAGGAATTCACGGACGGCGTCCTGGGGATTGTCCCACTCCCAGGAGGGGTTGCCCCGGGGCACGTCGTGGAGGTCCTTCATGATCCCGTCGGTGGCGACCAGGTAGGACCCCGGGGTGACAAGCTCACCGTAGGCGTCCAGTTCCGCTCGGACATGGCTCCGGGTGTGATTCGAATCCAGGAAGACCATGACGGATTCTCCCGGCCGGACCTGGTCCCTGACCTGCCCGACGATCCGGGGATCCGTGGAACTCCCCTCCAGGAGCGTGATGTGAGGGAACAGGTCGTGATCTTCGATGGCGGCCCGGTTGTGCGGGCGGATCTCGATGTCCACACCGATCACCCGCCCGTTGCCGATGGCCTTGCAGAGGCTGGCGTAGAAAACCAGGGAGCCGCCGTGCGCTACGCCGGTCTCTACGATGACGTCCGGCCGAACGCTGTAGATCGCCTCCTGGGCGCGGATCATGTCCTCGGGTAGCTGAATGACCGGTCGCCCCATCCAGGAGAAGGTGTACTGGTACTTCTGGTTCCAGCCCAGGCGCACCCAGTGGCGGGAGAGGCACTCGAACGCCTCCCGGGTGTAGAGATCGAATTGACGGGACCCCCCGCCGTCATCCTCGGTCAGCGTTTGGGTGTCGGTGTCCAGGATCATTCTCATGGTTGTCATTCCACCAGTCGGATTGTCCGGTCGATGCGTTCGAGCATCGCCGTGTTCTCCTCGCGATAGTTGGGGTTCATCAGGATGGCGGTCCGCACGCCCCGATCGGGCAGCCGCTCCTCCCCGAGGATCGGGTGCCCGGTTCCCGGCACGAATCTCCCCTGCTTGTTGCGGTTGAGATCGACCAGGCAATCGATGAGCCGATTCTCCGGGTCGACCAGGCAGGCAAAGGTGCATCCCTTCGCTCCCGCGCCCCAGAGTGCGACCTTCCCCGCGTCCGCGTACTGCCCGATCCGCGATGACCACGCGGCTCGAAGACAGCTTTCCGCGACGGCGAATCCGCGGGTCAGTCGGGGGATGTCCCGGGCATCCGGGGGGGTCTCTTCCGGGGAGCCCGCGGGGGTGGCCTCGATCCACAGGTATTGCCCGCCGAAGACGTGCCCGACACTGCGGACGGAAAACCCGGAACGCTCGAAGGCTATCTTCAGCGAGCCGGCGGAGAACAGGGAGCAATGCTCGTAAAAGAAATCCCAGAAAACCCGGTGGCGCAGGATCCACTCCACGCAAGGCGTCTCCAGGAAGACCCTGGTCGGGCCCCCGCCCCCGACCGCCCGCCGGACCGCCGACAGAAGGCCCACCGGCCGGGGAACATGTTCGATCACGTGTCGGCAGATGACGACGTCCGCCTGCCCGGTGCAGGTCTCGTCGAAGAAGCGGTGCTCGAAGCGCATGCGCCCTCCGCAGTCGGACAAGGGCCCGTCGTGGCTGGGGTCGAATCCGACCCCCGTGTTCCCGTGAGCCGGGTCCTCGACCAGCAGCCGCAGGAACTCCCCCTTGCCGCACCCGACCTCCACGATGCGGCAGCCGGTCACATCGCGTGAGCCGACCAGGTGTGTCGCCCGTTCGAGCAGGTGCTGCCTGAAAAACGCGGAGTGGGACTGGGTGTTGTCGTAGCTCACGCCATAGGACAAGCGACTTTCCTCGAAAGCGGCGTTGAAGACAAAACCGCAGGTGTGACACGCCCTCATCGAGAGGTCTCCCCGGGCGACCTGGAGCGCGTCCTGCCGGGTCGGGCACACCAGGTTCTGGTGCACCGGCACCGAGGTCCGCCGTAAAAACGAACGGGTCCTCTCACTCCCGCAGACCGGGCAGGGCGGTGCTGTCTTCATGGGTGAACCTTCTCCTTCCAGTACCGCACGGTCCGAGCGATTCCGGTCGTCAGGTCGAAGGCCGGTCTCCAACCCACCTCCTCGACCAGGCGGCGGTTTTCCCCGATGATCCGGGATGGCTCCCCCGGCGGGGCCTGCAAGGCGCCGAACCTCACGTTTTCGCACCTGCCCAGGGCAGCGGCAGCGGCCAGGACCAGTTCCCGCAGCGCCACCCCGCAGCCGGACGAGATGTTCACCGGGCCTTCGACCGGGCTCCCCAACAGGGAGACAAACGCCGAGGCGACGTCCTCCACGTAAAGGAAATCGCGAACCTGGCCGCCGTGGGAGCAGGGGGCCGCCTTGTCCCGCAGCAGGTTCAGGATCACGGAGGGGATCAGGCGGTCGGGGTCCTCGCCGGGCCCGTACAGAAAGAACACCCTCCCCCATGCGCTGCTGAGCCCGGAAACCCGGGAGAACGCTTCCAGAACCCGCCGGAGAGCGTCCTTGCTGATGCCGTAGAGTGAGGCGGAAGACAGGGGAGTGAACCCTTCCACGCAAAAACCGTTCGACCAGTCGTATTCCGCGCAGGTCCCGGCCAACACGGCACGCTCTCCGCCGCCCGCCCGAAACTCGTGGATCAGGTTCAGGCTGGCCGAGACCCACCGGAGGTTGTCCGGCGTGTCCCGGTAGTCGTTCGGCCGGGTGCACCATGCCAGGTGCAACAGGTGAGTGGGCCTGGTTGACGCCAGCAGGTCCCGGGTCTGCCGAAAATCCATCAGGTCGGCCGCTTGCCACGACCACTTCGGGGAGGGGCCGCCGGCTGACCGGATGTCGGTGGCGAAAACGGTGAAACCGTCCGCCGCCAGTTTCGGGAGACAATGCCTGCCGATGAACCCGCCCGCTCCCGTCACCAGGACTTTCCGGGCGCTGTTTCCGTTCATTTCGCCGCCTTTGCCGGTGGAGCCGGACTCATGCCAAGACTTCGACCTGCGGGATGGGGATCACGAAACGGCCTCCCCAGGCCCGGATGTAATCCAGTTGGGCCATGATCTCGTCCCGGAGATTCCAGGGGAGGACCAGGACGTAGTCCGGCCGGTACGCCCGCAACTCGGCTTCCGTCACGACGGGGATGTGACTGCCGGGGAGGAATTTCCCCTGCTTGAAGGGCGAGGCGTCGACGACAAAAGCCACGAGGTCCGTACGGACCCCGCAGAAGTTGAACAGGGTGTTGCCCTTCGCGGCTGCCCCGTAGGCCGCGACCTTCTTGGCGCCGGCCTTCTGGCGGAGGAGGAAACGGAGGAGTTGGTACCGGACTCTCTCGGCATTCTGCTGAAAACCCAGATAAAACGCCGGGTCTCGCATTCCTCTCGAGCGCTCCTTCTCCTCCAGCGCCTGGACGTGTGCGGACGTCTCCCGGGCGCGGTCCTCCGCGTGGTGGGCGAAGATCCTCAAGGATCCCCCGTGGGTCGGGATTTCCTCCACGTCGAACAGCGCCAGGCCGTGCCGCCTGAAAACGTCGCGGACCGTCAGGAAGGACAGGTAGGAGAAGTGCTCGTGGTAGATGGAGTCGAACTGGCAATGGTCGATCAACTGCATCAGGTGGGGGAACTCCAGGGTGATGACCCCGTCCGGCTTCAGGGCGATCTTGAGCCCGGCCACAAAGTCGTTCAGGTCGGGCACATGGGCCAGGACGTTGTTCCCGATCAGCAGGTCCGCCTGCCAACCCTGTCGGGCCAACTCGAGGGCCAGCCTTCGACCGAAGAAGTCGATCCGGGTCTCGATGCCCTTCTTCTCGGCCTCGGCCGCCGTACCCGCCGAAGGTTCGATGCCCAGGACAGGTATGCATTTCTCCTTGAAATACTGCAACAGGTAGCCGTCGTTGGAGGCGATCTCCACGACCCGGCTGTTGGGCCCGTATCCGAACCTTCCGATCATCATGAGCGCGTAACGCCGGGCATGATCCAGCCAGGTGCTCGAGAAGGAGGAGTGGTAGACATAACCCGCGTCGAAGATCTCCCCGGCCTTCTTGTACTCTTCGATCTGCACCAGGAAGCAGGCGTGGCACACGTACAGCTTCAGAGGGTAGTAGGTCTCCGGCTCGTCGAGCTGCTCCCGGGTCAGGAAGGCGTTGGACGGGGGCGCGTGAAGCAGGTCGATGAACACGTGGGCCAAGGGTTCCCCGCAGAATCGGCACTTCACGGCTGCACCCCCTCGAAATCCCGTCCCACCGGCGGGAAACCGCGATCCCGGGGGGAAATCGGACCCGGGGGCAGGGGCCAGCGGATGGCTGCCGCCGGGTCGTCGAACCTCAGCCCGCGCTCGTGGTCGGGGCTGTAATAAGCCGAGTGGAGATAGAGCATCTCGGCGCCGGCGGTCAGCGCCTGGAAACCGTGCGCGAAACCTTCCGGGATAAACACCGTGCGCAGGCTGGCCGCGGACAGTTCCACGCCGTGCCACCGCAGGAACGTCGGCGATCCCCGACGAAGATCGAGCATGACGTCGAAGACCGTCCCCCGGATGCACCGGATGATCTTGGCCTCGCACGCCGGGGGAGCCTGGTAGTGCATTCCCCGGATCGTCCCCTTGCGCCGGGTCCGTGAATGGTTGACCTGCACGATCGATCCCCGGAAGCCGACCGAAGCGAATTCCCTCAGGCAGAAGGTCCGGGCGAAAAACCCCCTCGCGTCCCGGAGGGGTTCGACCTCGACGACGTAAGCGCCCGGAAGCGGTGTCGCGTTGAAGATCATGACTGTGTCCAGACCGCTTTCCGGGAGCGAGCGTCCTCCTGGTACTGGTCGAGATCCTCGGGGCTCTTCACCTCCCGGGAAGCGTAATAAGCCCGGTACCACCGGACGGTGCTCTCGACGGCTTGACGGGCATCCCAGACCGGTTCCCACCGAAGCTGCTCCCGCGCTTTCGAGCAGTCCAGCTTCAGGGTGACGGCCTCGTGCGGTTCTCCGGCGGTTGACGGGGTCTCGGGCTCGATGTCCGGCCAAGCCGCTTTCATGAGCCCGACCATCGTTTCCACGGTCGCGTGTCCGGTTTCACCCGGGCCGAAGTTCCACGCGTCGGCGAAATCCTTCCGCCCCTCCAGCAACCGCTGCCCCAACAGGAGGTAGCCGCTCAGGGGTTCCAGGACGTGCTGCCAGGGGCGGACGGCCCGCGGGTTCCTGATCTGCGCTTTCTGCTTGATGGCCGTTGCGCGCACGATGTCCGGGGTCAGCCGATCGGCGGCCCAGTCGCCGCCCCCGATGACGTTCCCCGCCCGGGCGCTGGCCAGGAGCGTGTGGTGAGTCTTGCCATAGTCGTCGTTGTTGAAGAAGGAGCTTCGCCAGCCGCGGGTGAGCAGTTCGGAGCACCCCTTCGAGGCGCTGTAAGGGTCGCGGCCCCCCACGGGGTCATTTTCCCGGTACCCCCAGGGCCATTCCCTGTTTTCGTAGCACTTGTCGCTGGTCACGTTGACGACGGCGCGGACGGTGCCGCAGGCGCGGACGGCCTCGAGCACGTGGACGGTCCCCATGACGTTGACGGCGAAGGTTTCGGCCGGGTCCCGGTACGACTGCCGGACGATGGCCTGGGCCGCCAGGTGAAAGACGATTTCCGGCTGGTGTTTCCGAAAAACCTCGACCAGGTGTGCCGGATCCCGGACATCGCCGACGATGGAGTCGATGTCCGGGGCGATCAACCGGAAATGATTCGGCTCCGTCGGCGGGGGAAGGGCGTAGCCGACAACCTCCGCGCCCAGGCGGCGGAGCCACAGGGCCAACCAGGACCCCTTGAAGCCGGTGTGTCCCGTGACGAGCACTTTTCGGTTACGGTATATTTCTTCGAACATAGACGTTGCCGCTCGCTTACCAGATTTTCCACCGGGCCTGGCCCTCGTCCCAGAGCCGATTGAGATACTCCATGTCTCGGTACGTGTCCATGCAGGCCCAGAAGCCCTGGTGGTAATAGACCATCAACTGCCCTTCCATCGCGATCTGCTCCAGGGCGCCGGTTTCGAGGTCGCAGGACTCGTCGGTCGTCAGGTGGTTGAAAATCGCCCGGTTGAAGACGAAGTACCCGCCGTTGATCAGGCCGTCCCGGTTCTGGGGTTTCTCGCAGAAGGACACCACCCGGTCGCCGTCCGTCTTCAGTTCGCCGAAGCGGGAGGTCGGGTTGATCCCCGTGACGGTGGCGATTTTCCCGTGGGCGTGGTGGAACGCCAGCAGCGCGTGGAGGTCCACGTCCGTGATGCCGTCGCCGTAGGTCAGCATGAACGTGTCCGCATCCAGGTACTTCTGGAGTTTTTTCAGCCGGGCCCCCTTCAGGGTTTTTTCCCCGGTGTCGGCCAGGGTGATCTTCCACCCGGCCTCGCCGTGCAATTGCTCGATGCGGAGGTTCTCGGGGCGCCCCAGTTCCACCGTGACGTCGTTGTTCATCACCTCGTAATGGCAGAAATAGTTCTTGATCATCTCGCCCTTGTACCCGAGGGCCAGGACGAACTCCCGGAAACCGAACTGCGCGTAGTACTTCATGATGTGCCAAAGGATCGGGCGGGAACCAATGTT is a window from the Acidobacteriota bacterium genome containing:
- a CDS encoding class I SAM-dependent methyltransferase produces the protein MRMILDTDTQTLTEDDGGGSRQFDLYTREAFECLSRHWVRLGWNQKYQYTFSWMGRPVIQLPEDMIRAQEAIYSVRPDVIVETGVAHGGSLVFYASLCKAIGNGRVIGVDIEIRPHNRAAIEDHDLFPHITLLEGSSTDPRIVGQVRDQVRPGESVMVFLDSNHTRSHVRAELDAYGELVTPGSYLVATDGIMKDLHDVPRGNPSWEWDNPQDAVREFLESHPEFVPATPTWPFNESALCKNVTHWTNAWLRRL
- a CDS encoding methyltransferase domain-containing protein translates to MKTAPPCPVCGSERTRSFLRRTSVPVHQNLVCPTRQDALQVARGDLSMRACHTCGFVFNAAFEESRLSYGVSYDNTQSHSAFFRQHLLERATHLVGSRDVTGCRIVEVGCGKGEFLRLLVEDPAHGNTGVGFDPSHDGPLSDCGGRMRFEHRFFDETCTGQADVVICRHVIEHVPRPVGLLSAVRRAVGGGGPTRVFLETPCVEWILRHRVFWDFFYEHCSLFSAGSLKIAFERSGFSVRSVGHVFGGQYLWIEATPAGSPEETPPDARDIPRLTRGFAVAESCLRAAWSSRIGQYADAGKVALWGAGAKGCTFACLVDPENRLIDCLVDLNRNKQGRFVPGTGHPILGEERLPDRGVRTAILMNPNYREENTAMLERIDRTIRLVE
- a CDS encoding NAD(P)-dependent oxidoreductase, with the protein product MNGNSARKVLVTGAGGFIGRHCLPKLAADGFTVFATDIRSAGGPSPKWSWQAADLMDFRQTRDLLASTRPTHLLHLAWCTRPNDYRDTPDNLRWVSASLNLIHEFRAGGGERAVLAGTCAEYDWSNGFCVEGFTPLSSASLYGISKDALRRVLEAFSRVSGLSSAWGRVFFLYGPGEDPDRLIPSVILNLLRDKAAPCSHGGQVRDFLYVEDVASAFVSLLGSPVEGPVNISSGCGVALRELVLAAAAALGRCENVRFGALQAPPGEPSRIIGENRRLVEEVGWRPAFDLTTGIARTVRYWKEKVHP
- a CDS encoding methyltransferase domain-containing protein produces the protein MKCRFCGEPLAHVFIDLLHAPPSNAFLTREQLDEPETYYPLKLYVCHACFLVQIEEYKKAGEIFDAGYVYHSSFSSTWLDHARRYALMMIGRFGYGPNSRVVEIASNDGYLLQYFKEKCIPVLGIEPSAGTAAEAEKKGIETRIDFFGRRLALELARQGWQADLLIGNNVLAHVPDLNDFVAGLKIALKPDGVITLEFPHLMQLIDHCQFDSIYHEHFSYLSFLTVRDVFRRHGLALFDVEEIPTHGGSLRIFAHHAEDRARETSAHVQALEEKERSRGMRDPAFYLGFQQNAERVRYQLLRFLLRQKAGAKKVAAYGAAAKGNTLFNFCGVRTDLVAFVVDASPFKQGKFLPGSHIPVVTEAELRAYRPDYVLVLPWNLRDEIMAQLDYIRAWGGRFVIPIPQVEVLA
- the rfbC gene encoding dTDP-4-dehydrorhamnose 3,5-epimerase, with the translated sequence MIFNATPLPGAYVVEVEPLRDARGFFARTFCLREFASVGFRGSIVQVNHSRTRRKGTIRGMHYQAPPACEAKIIRCIRGTVFDVMLDLRRGSPTFLRWHGVELSAASLRTVFIPEGFAHGFQALTAGAEMLYLHSAYYSPDHERGLRFDDPAAAIRWPLPPGPISPRDRGFPPVGRDFEGVQP
- the rfbG gene encoding CDP-glucose 4,6-dehydratase → MFEEIYRNRKVLVTGHTGFKGSWLALWLRRLGAEVVGYALPPPTEPNHFRLIAPDIDSIVGDVRDPAHLVEVFRKHQPEIVFHLAAQAIVRQSYRDPAETFAVNVMGTVHVLEAVRACGTVRAVVNVTSDKCYENREWPWGYRENDPVGGRDPYSASKGCSELLTRGWRSSFFNNDDYGKTHHTLLASARAGNVIGGGDWAADRLTPDIVRATAIKQKAQIRNPRAVRPWQHVLEPLSGYLLLGQRLLEGRKDFADAWNFGPGETGHATVETMVGLMKAAWPDIEPETPSTAGEPHEAVTLKLDCSKAREQLRWEPVWDARQAVESTVRWYRAYYASREVKSPEDLDQYQEDARSRKAVWTQS
- the rfbF gene encoding glucose-1-phosphate cytidylyltransferase; the protein is MKVVVLCGGIGTRLREETEFRPKPMVNIGSRPILWHIMKYYAQFGFREFVLALGYKGEMIKNYFCHYEVMNNDVTVELGRPENLRIEQLHGEAGWKITLADTGEKTLKGARLKKLQKYLDADTFMLTYGDGITDVDLHALLAFHHAHGKIATVTGINPTSRFGELKTDGDRVVSFCEKPQNRDGLINGGYFVFNRAIFNHLTTDESCDLETGALEQIAMEGQLMVYYHQGFWACMDTYRDMEYLNRLWDEGQARWKIW